A genomic segment from Diospyros lotus cultivar Yz01 chromosome 5, ASM1463336v1, whole genome shotgun sequence encodes:
- the LOC127801453 gene encoding serine/threonine protein phosphatase 2A 57 kDa regulatory subunit B' kappa isoform-like: protein MRSFITKTLVEKSMLHSLDFTTFIPYGTPLCFGHVLQTLHHKYQPSSPFLPLFPHILVSLPTEHKKGGSVSRAIQGKLEKEEKGTMGAQRTTPKASPKRNSTTLQHLFELDSGHHFSNNTGKRSPAAFECEDEEILSLISSCTFTYTFTDPSESSSQQDLKRLKLIQLLSIIKISPKPLHTQILPPFFTMLSSNLFRPLPPTTPILCVLPDDEDLTATPAASWPHLQIIYDILLRVVTAMDAKVLKYHIDHSFLINLITLFQSEDPRERESLKNVFHRIYSKFTFHRSFMRKAMSDVFLQYIFETDKHCGIGELLEIWGTIINGFTVPLKEEHKLFLTRVLIPLHKPKGMQAYHRQLTYCVTQFMQKEPDLSGLTVRGVLRYWPVTNCQKEVVLIGELEELVENMDPEQYRKLALPLCTQITKCFNSWNSQVAERALYVWNNEQFVKMASQAMGDVFPVLVAGMEKNLKWHWSKSVKQLTENVRAMVEEMEPNLYSQCVERLESQDLRAHQEATKRAEKWVGIELAATRNGGQCPPQPHWICVSN from the exons ATGCGTAGTTTTATTACAAAAACATTGGTGGAGAAATCAATGCTCCATTCATTGGACTTTACAACATTTATTCCATATGGAACCCCGCTGTGTTTTGGCCATGTCCTCCAAACACTACACCATAAGTACCAACCATCAAGCCCATTTCTCCCCCTCTTCCCCCATATCCTCGTCTCTCTCCCCACAGAACATAAAAAAGGAGGGAGTGTCTCCCGTGCTATCCAAGGGAAAttggagaaagaagagaaggggaCAATGGGTGCTCAAAGAACCACCCCAAAAGCCTCTCCAAAGAGGAATTCCACCACCCTGCAGCATCTCTTTGAACTAGATTCCGGACACCATTTCTCTAACAACACAGGCAAGAGATCCCCTGCTGCTTTTGAATGTGAAGACGAAGAGATTCTTTCCCTCATATCTTCCTGCACCTTCACGTACACCTTCACCGACCCTTCCGAGTCCTCTTCCCAGCAAGATCTCAAGCGCCTCAAACTCATCCAGCTTCTCTCCATCATCAAAATTTCCCCAAAGCCGCTCCACACTCAGATTCTACCTCCCTTCTTCACCATGCTCTCTTCCAACCTCTTTCGTCCACTCCCTCCGACCACCCCCATTCTCTGTGTCCTACCAGATGATGAGGACCTCACCGCAACTCCAGCTGCTTCATGGCCACACCTTCAGATCATATATGACATACTTCTTCGGGTTGTCACCGCCATGGACGCCAAGGTACTAAAATATCACATCGATCATTCTTTCCTCATCAATCTTATCACGCTTTTCCAATCCGAGGATCCCAGAGAACGCGAAAGCCTGAAGAACGTGTTCCACAGAATCTACTCAAAATTCACTTTCCACCGATCGTTCATGAGAAAAGCCATGAGCGACGTGTTCTTGCAGTACATATTCGAAACGGACAAGCATTGTGGCATTGGCGAGCTTCTAGAGATCTGGGGAACCATCATTAATGGCTTCACTGTGCCGCTGAAAGAAGAACACAAGCTGTTCCTGACGAGAGTTCTGATTCCTTTGCACAAGCCCAAGGGAATGCAGGCTTATCACAGGCAGTTAACTTACTGTGTTACCCAGTTTATGCAGAAAGAACCTGACCTGAGTGGGCTTACTGTGAGAGGGGTTCTGAGATATTGGCCTGTCACCAATTGCCAAAAGGAAGTTGTTCTGATTGGGGAATTAGAAGAATTAGTAGAAAATATGGATCCTGAGCAGTACAGAAAGCTGGCTCTGCCTTTGTGTACCCAAATCACCAAATGCTTCAACAGTTGGAACTCACAG GTGGCGGAGCGTGCTCTGTATGTATGGAACAACGAACAGTTCGTGAAGATGGCTTCGCAGGCGATGGGAGACGTGTTTCCAGTGCTGGTTGCGGGCATGGAGAAGAACCTGAAATGGCACTGGAGCAAAAGTGTGAAGCAATTGACAGAGAATGTGAGGGCGATGGTGGAAGAAATGGAGCCGAATCTGTACAGCCAGTGTGTCGAAAGGCTCGAGTCCCAGGACTTGAGGGCTCATCAGGAGGCGACGAAGAGGGCAGAGAAGTGGGTAGGGATAGAACTGGCAGCAACCAGGAACGGCGGTCAGTGCCCGCCACAACCACATTGGATATGTGTTTCTAACTGA